A genomic segment from Micromonospora echinaurantiaca encodes:
- a CDS encoding ABC transporter substrate-binding protein, producing MLRKRALHVVIGLVTLSIAATGCGRSTSGQTPQPGGAASVAADAKAADLVPAALKEKGVLRVATAEGYPPMEMYKEGTQELIGVDPELAAAIAGRLGLKLEMTNASFPGLIPGLQADRWDLAMSSMSDTEERRKAVDFVDYFQAGGAIMVAKGNPAGVKDLADLCGRAVVLAKGSSNLAIGEGQNAKCAKKMTISQSEDAPTGLLQIDAGRAVATIVDYPVAKMLAQESGKYDVLEAQYEAGPWGIAIDKKDSQLRDAVQRALQELIDSGEYTKILEKWGVTGSAVQAATVNDQK from the coding sequence GTGCTCAGGAAGCGTGCGCTCCACGTCGTCATCGGTCTGGTCACCCTCTCGATCGCGGCAACCGGCTGCGGCCGGTCGACGAGCGGGCAGACTCCGCAGCCCGGCGGCGCCGCCTCGGTCGCCGCCGACGCCAAGGCCGCCGACCTGGTGCCGGCCGCCCTCAAGGAGAAGGGCGTCCTCCGGGTCGCCACCGCCGAGGGCTACCCGCCGATGGAGATGTACAAGGAAGGAACCCAGGAGCTGATCGGCGTCGACCCCGAACTGGCCGCGGCCATCGCCGGTCGGCTCGGCCTGAAGCTGGAGATGACCAACGCCAGCTTCCCCGGGCTCATCCCCGGTCTGCAGGCCGACCGCTGGGACCTGGCGATGTCCTCGATGAGCGACACCGAGGAGCGGCGCAAGGCCGTCGACTTCGTCGACTACTTCCAGGCCGGCGGCGCGATCATGGTCGCCAAGGGCAATCCCGCCGGCGTCAAGGACCTCGCCGACCTCTGCGGCCGGGCCGTCGTACTCGCCAAGGGCAGCTCCAACCTCGCCATCGGCGAGGGGCAGAACGCCAAGTGCGCGAAGAAGATGACCATCTCGCAGAGCGAGGACGCCCCCACCGGCCTGCTGCAGATCGACGCCGGACGCGCCGTCGCCACCATCGTCGACTACCCGGTGGCCAAGATGCTCGCCCAAGAGAGCGGCAAGTACGACGTGCTGGAGGCGCAGTACGAGGCCGGCCCGTGGGGCATCGCGATCGACAAGAAGGACAGCCAGCTGCGCGACGCGGTGCAGCGGGCGCTCCAGGAGCTGATCGACAGCGGCGAGTACACCAAGATCCTGGAGAAGTGGGGCGTGACCGGCAGCGCCGTCCAGGCGGCCACCGTCAACGACCAGAAGTGA
- a CDS encoding tripartite tricarboxylate transporter TctB family protein, which produces MERRRSFPDVLAGGIFVLIGGAFVVGSLSYELGTPLRMGPGYFPLLVGAILAALGLVIVAKGLVAGEVVSFGSIPWRAVGVIVIAVVFFGYSVRRLGFVPTSAVTAFLVTLASRRVRILAALAVAAGLTVASTLIFVVGLQLRIPLWGPWLSF; this is translated from the coding sequence GTGGAACGTCGACGGTCCTTTCCGGACGTCCTCGCCGGAGGAATCTTCGTCCTGATCGGCGGCGCGTTCGTGGTGGGGTCGCTCAGCTACGAGCTGGGCACCCCACTGCGGATGGGGCCCGGCTACTTCCCGCTGCTGGTCGGCGCGATCCTGGCCGCCCTGGGCCTGGTGATCGTCGCCAAGGGGCTCGTCGCCGGCGAGGTGGTCTCGTTCGGGTCGATCCCGTGGCGCGCGGTGGGCGTCATCGTGATCGCCGTCGTGTTCTTCGGCTACAGCGTCCGGCGTCTCGGGTTCGTGCCGACGTCGGCGGTGACCGCCTTCCTGGTCACCCTGGCCAGCCGGCGGGTGCGGATCCTCGCGGCCCTGGCCGTGGCCGCCGGGCTGACCGTGGCCAGCACGCTCATCTTCGTCGTCGGACTCCAGCTGCGGATCCCGCTGTGGGGCCCGTGGCTCTCGTTCTGA
- a CDS encoding TAXI family TRAP transporter solute-binding subunit: protein MALDPAVRFSRRAVLLAAGGLLAGCSRQSEVDPVHLRLATGPAGAVYRRIGGAIAAHISEQVPGATVTTVPSGASTDNIRMLRAGDVHLGLTSLDALITTDGSAPEGLSAICRLYDSHLHLVVLAASAIDEFGDLAGRRISLGARDSGTEFTSLRVLELGRVRADGRSLSQAESAAALRAGRIDAMFSLTGVPTPAITELAQWHPIRLIPLDAQAGALFTAYPGPYAPARIPATAYAGVPATRTVAVPNVLLVRNDLPDDLVYAITDTIFTHTRTITSASRDDAEAVPEAWQINVRTGISTGSVPLHPGAAAWFRDRKR, encoded by the coding sequence ATGGCGCTGGACCCGGCGGTGCGGTTCAGCCGGCGGGCGGTGCTCCTGGCCGCCGGCGGGCTGCTCGCCGGTTGTTCCCGGCAGTCCGAGGTCGACCCGGTCCACCTGCGACTGGCCACCGGGCCGGCGGGGGCGGTGTACCGACGCATCGGCGGTGCGATCGCCGCCCACATCTCCGAACAGGTACCGGGTGCCACGGTGACCACCGTGCCGAGCGGGGCGTCCACCGACAACATCCGGATGCTCCGGGCCGGCGACGTGCACCTCGGGCTGACCAGCCTGGACGCGCTGATCACGACCGACGGCAGCGCCCCCGAGGGACTCTCGGCGATCTGCCGGCTCTACGACAGCCACCTGCACCTCGTGGTCCTGGCCGCCTCCGCGATCGACGAGTTCGGGGACCTCGCGGGCCGGCGGATATCGCTCGGCGCCCGCGACTCGGGCACCGAGTTCACCTCGCTGCGGGTGCTGGAACTCGGCCGGGTGCGGGCCGACGGCCGGTCCCTCAGCCAGGCCGAATCGGCGGCCGCCCTGCGCGCCGGCCGGATCGACGCGATGTTCTCCCTGACCGGCGTCCCGACACCCGCCATCACCGAGCTGGCGCAGTGGCACCCGATCCGGCTGATCCCGCTGGACGCGCAGGCCGGCGCCCTCTTCACCGCGTACCCCGGTCCGTACGCTCCGGCCAGGATCCCCGCGACGGCCTACGCCGGCGTCCCGGCCACCCGGACCGTCGCGGTGCCGAACGTGCTCCTGGTGCGCAACGACCTGCCCGACGACCTGGTCTACGCCATCACCGACACGATCTTCACGCACACCCGGACGATCACCTCCGCCAGCCGCGACGACGCCGAGGCCGTTCCCGAGGCGTGGCAGATCAACGTGCGTACCGGGATCTCCACCGGGTCGGTCCCGCTGCATCCCGGCGCGGCCGCCTGGTTCCGCGACCGCAAGCGCTGA
- a CDS encoding response regulator transcription factor: protein MRITVIEDDDRVARGLVTVLTQAGFQVQRIATAAEAVRAAPSDVVLVDLGLPDGDGLDVIRKLRDRPETAVIAVTARSEEHERVRGLRAGADDYIVKPFGIPELLARIDAVLRRTRAARALSHPAEPLVVGPMRIGVGTREVTVDGTAVTLTRKEFELLLLLARRAPNVVSRDVILDQIWGATWESSSRTLDTHIAALRHKLGSAVLIRTVHGVGYRLLADQPELIG from the coding sequence ATGCGGATCACCGTCATCGAGGATGACGACCGCGTGGCGCGGGGTCTGGTGACCGTGCTGACCCAGGCGGGCTTCCAGGTCCAGCGCATCGCCACCGCCGCGGAGGCCGTGCGTGCCGCCCCGTCCGACGTGGTCCTCGTCGACCTGGGCCTGCCCGACGGCGACGGTCTCGACGTGATCCGCAAGCTGCGCGACCGACCGGAGACCGCCGTCATCGCGGTGACCGCGCGGTCGGAGGAGCACGAGCGGGTCCGTGGCCTGCGCGCCGGCGCCGACGACTACATCGTGAAGCCGTTCGGCATCCCGGAGCTGCTGGCCCGGATCGACGCCGTGCTGCGGCGCACCCGGGCGGCTCGGGCCCTGAGCCACCCGGCCGAGCCGCTGGTCGTCGGCCCGATGCGGATCGGCGTGGGCACCCGCGAGGTCACCGTCGACGGCACCGCCGTGACGCTGACCCGCAAGGAGTTCGAGCTGCTCCTGCTGCTGGCCCGGCGGGCGCCGAACGTGGTGAGCCGCGACGTCATCCTCGACCAGATCTGGGGCGCGACCTGGGAGTCCTCGAGTCGCACCCTGGACACCCACATCGCGGCGTTGCGGCACAAGCTCGGGTCGGCCGTGCTCATCCGCACGGTCCACGGCGTCGGCTACCGGCTGCTGGCCGACCAGCCGGAGCTGATCGGCTGA
- a CDS encoding amino acid ABC transporter ATP-binding protein, translating to MTAPMVCCQQLRKSFGRIEVLRGIDLVIERGQVICVVGPSGSGKSTLLRCLNHLEEPQAGRVYVDGELIGYEEHNGRLRPLPDARLRRQRESIGMVFQRFHLFPHRTALENVMEGLVAVKGVGTTEARRRAGDLLDRVGLADRAHHYPAQLSGGQQQRVAIARSLAMSPKLMLFDEPTSALDPELVGEVLEVMKDLAASGMTMVVVTHEMGFAREVGDHLVFMDDGLIIEQGPPREVLAAPRHDRTRAFLSKVL from the coding sequence ATGACCGCGCCGATGGTGTGCTGCCAGCAGCTCCGCAAGAGCTTCGGCCGGATCGAGGTGCTGCGCGGCATCGACCTGGTCATCGAGCGGGGCCAGGTGATCTGTGTGGTCGGCCCGTCCGGCTCCGGCAAGTCCACCCTGCTGCGCTGTCTCAACCACCTTGAGGAGCCCCAGGCGGGCCGGGTCTACGTCGACGGCGAACTGATCGGCTACGAGGAGCACAACGGGCGGCTGCGACCGTTGCCGGACGCCCGGCTGCGGCGACAGCGCGAGTCGATCGGCATGGTGTTCCAACGGTTCCACCTCTTCCCGCACCGCACCGCCCTGGAGAACGTGATGGAGGGCCTGGTCGCCGTGAAGGGCGTCGGGACGACGGAAGCCCGCCGGCGCGCCGGCGACCTCCTCGACCGGGTCGGGCTCGCCGACCGGGCACACCACTACCCGGCGCAGCTCTCCGGCGGGCAGCAGCAGCGGGTCGCCATCGCGCGGTCCCTGGCGATGTCACCGAAACTCATGCTCTTCGACGAGCCGACCTCGGCGCTCGACCCCGAACTGGTCGGCGAAGTGCTGGAGGTGATGAAGGACCTCGCGGCCAGCGGCATGACGATGGTCGTGGTGACCCACGAGATGGGGTTCGCCCGCGAGGTCGGCGACCACCTCGTGTTCATGGACGACGGCCTGATCATCGAGCAGGGCCCACCGCGGGAGGTGCTCGCCGCGCCGCGGCACGACCGGACCCGCGCCTTCCTCTCCAAGGTCCTCTGA
- a CDS encoding tripartite tricarboxylate transporter substrate-binding protein, producing MTTTRHRAAARMIAAIGAVSLLAACSGNGGGGGGDAGNYPEQNITFVVPFSAGGPTDTVTRMIAEPMAAKLGAKIVVQNVEGAGGTVGAGEVARAEPDGYTVLMHHIGMSTAPALYKNLGYKPLEDFETVGLVTEVPMTIVARKDFPPATLPDLVTHVKANANKVTLANAGVGAASHLCGLLFQHAVGVKLQEVPYKGTGPALTDLVGGQVDFMCDQTTNTSGQITAGEIKAYAVTTPERVKSLPDLPTTTEAGLTQLQVSVWHGLYVPADTPQQVVDKLSEALKVALADQAVIDQMAKLGTAPVPAEDATPQAHRAHLQEQLGAWAKIIADAGVEAS from the coding sequence ATGACAACGACCAGGCACCGGGCCGCCGCGCGGATGATCGCCGCGATCGGCGCCGTTTCGCTGCTGGCCGCCTGTTCCGGCAATGGTGGCGGCGGCGGAGGCGACGCCGGGAACTACCCGGAGCAGAACATCACGTTCGTCGTGCCGTTCAGCGCCGGCGGCCCGACGGACACCGTCACCCGCATGATCGCCGAGCCGATGGCCGCGAAGCTGGGTGCCAAGATCGTCGTACAGAACGTCGAGGGCGCGGGCGGCACGGTCGGCGCCGGTGAGGTCGCCCGGGCCGAGCCCGACGGCTACACCGTGCTCATGCACCACATCGGCATGTCCACGGCGCCCGCCCTCTACAAGAACCTGGGCTACAAACCGCTCGAGGACTTCGAGACGGTCGGGCTGGTCACCGAGGTGCCGATGACCATCGTCGCCCGCAAGGACTTCCCGCCCGCCACGCTGCCGGACCTGGTGACCCACGTGAAGGCGAACGCCAACAAGGTCACCCTGGCCAACGCCGGCGTCGGCGCCGCGTCCCACCTGTGCGGCCTGCTGTTCCAGCACGCCGTCGGGGTCAAGCTCCAGGAGGTCCCGTACAAGGGGACCGGCCCCGCGCTGACCGACCTCGTCGGCGGCCAGGTCGACTTCATGTGCGACCAGACGACCAACACCAGCGGCCAGATCACCGCGGGCGAGATCAAGGCGTACGCGGTCACCACCCCGGAACGGGTGAAGAGCCTGCCCGACCTGCCCACCACGACCGAAGCGGGGCTGACCCAGCTCCAGGTCAGTGTCTGGCACGGCCTCTACGTCCCGGCCGACACGCCGCAGCAGGTCGTCGACAAGCTGTCCGAGGCGCTGAAGGTGGCACTGGCCGACCAGGCGGTGATCGATCAGATGGCCAAGCTGGGCACCGCGCCGGTGCCGGCGGAGGACGCGACCCCGCAGGCACACCGGGCACACCTGCAGGAGCAGCTCGGCGCCTGGGCGAAGATCATCGCCGACGCCGGGGTCGAGGCCTCCTGA
- a CDS encoding VOC family protein, translated as MAGEAPDYFQPEGGLVLTHLLIVRDVDRSREFYRRVLGATVVRERQPAILRFHNSYIVINNEGGPTDDKPGVRAQAPPDPDTLSGAMNVRVTDVRAIYELWRSRGGQFLTEPKDHGVEIRCYLRDPDGYLIELGQGTGILAEMGRSAPAAR; from the coding sequence ATGGCGGGCGAGGCGCCGGACTACTTCCAGCCCGAGGGCGGGCTGGTGCTCACCCACCTGTTGATCGTGCGGGACGTGGACCGCTCCCGGGAGTTCTACCGGCGGGTGCTGGGAGCGACAGTGGTCCGGGAACGCCAGCCGGCGATCCTGCGGTTCCACAACAGCTACATCGTGATCAACAACGAGGGCGGTCCGACCGACGACAAGCCTGGCGTACGGGCACAGGCGCCGCCGGATCCGGACACGCTCAGCGGCGCGATGAACGTCAGGGTCACCGACGTGCGGGCGATCTACGAGCTGTGGCGATCACGGGGTGGGCAGTTCCTCACCGAGCCGAAGGACCACGGCGTGGAGATCCGCTGCTACCTGCGGGACCCGGACGGATACCTGATCGAACTCGGTCAGGGCACCGGGATCCTCGCCGAGATGGGCCGGTCTGCCCCCGCCGCCCGCTGA
- a CDS encoding amino acid ABC transporter permease, with the protein MDRTVDKQDTAGAGPAPDGPDLVQPNRISHPLRPGRWLAAGVTALVLVWFGWTIAVNPNLHWDIVVAYQFDRVILEGLWVTIQLTVASMLIGVVLGVVVALMQISSSRILRTGAMAYVWFFRGTPLLVQLIFWFNIALIFPEVGLGVPFGGPKLVTWETNALITGFVAALLGLSINEGAYMSEIVRAGLRAVDPGQQEAAAALGMSRSKIMQRVVLPQAMRIIVPPTGNQFISMLKTTSLVSVIAGADLLTVAQRLYLTNFEVIALLIVASIWYLVLTTVASVGQHYLERRFSRGFGTTASGTLRGRIGRNLRLTGSAR; encoded by the coding sequence GTGGACCGTACGGTCGACAAGCAGGACACGGCCGGCGCGGGCCCGGCGCCCGACGGGCCCGACCTCGTGCAGCCGAACCGGATCAGCCACCCGCTCCGCCCGGGGCGGTGGCTGGCCGCCGGCGTGACCGCCCTGGTCCTGGTCTGGTTCGGCTGGACCATCGCCGTCAACCCCAACCTGCACTGGGACATCGTCGTCGCCTACCAGTTCGACCGGGTCATCCTGGAGGGCCTCTGGGTCACCATCCAGCTCACGGTCGCGTCGATGCTGATCGGCGTGGTGCTGGGCGTGGTGGTGGCGCTGATGCAGATCTCCAGCAGCCGGATCCTGCGCACCGGCGCGATGGCCTACGTCTGGTTCTTCCGCGGCACCCCGCTGCTGGTGCAGCTGATCTTCTGGTTCAACATCGCGCTGATCTTCCCGGAGGTCGGCCTCGGCGTGCCGTTCGGCGGTCCGAAGCTGGTGACCTGGGAGACGAACGCCCTCATCACGGGCTTCGTCGCGGCGCTGCTCGGGCTCAGCATCAACGAGGGCGCCTACATGAGCGAGATCGTCCGGGCCGGACTGCGGGCCGTCGATCCCGGCCAGCAGGAGGCCGCGGCCGCCCTGGGCATGTCCCGTTCGAAGATCATGCAGCGGGTGGTGCTGCCGCAGGCGATGCGGATCATCGTCCCGCCCACCGGCAACCAGTTCATCTCCATGCTCAAGACCACCTCGCTGGTCTCGGTGATCGCCGGCGCCGACCTGCTCACCGTCGCCCAGCGGCTCTACCTGACCAACTTCGAGGTGATCGCCCTGCTCATCGTCGCGTCCATCTGGTACCTGGTCCTCACCACCGTCGCCAGCGTCGGCCAGCACTACCTGGAGCGTCGGTTCAGCCGCGGCTTCGGCACCACCGCCTCGGGCACGTTGCGCGGGCGGATCGGGCGCAACCTGCGCCTCACCGGGAGCGCGCGATGA
- a CDS encoding sensor histidine kinase: MHRRLLAVLVPLAVLLVAALGVPLSVTVAEREMQETYVDRLGDVGRFASLAETALSTGRTEALHQELARYHQLYGIPAAVIDTSGTVLLGPAGAYQEAARAEPAVPRIVTAALAGARSEPSGEWAPWDDSALVVAEPVGRDSEVVGAVVTISDLSQTRGHILVRWAQLAALGLLPLIALVAVAWPVSAWVLRPVRELDAASARISRGDLTIRADAEAGPVELRRLAGSFNTMMDAVENAVQRQRAFVSDASHQLRNPLTSLRLAVESLEPHLRPAGDGRQLYDVAVDELKAMQRMLNSLQASARMESIRTASPVDLDAVLATRVNRWRALTAAAGQTLVVNVPPGLRLLEPPGGLGSVLDELISNALRLSGSQTVQVTAQLSPAAPDAAPGDAARAGGLVTIAVRDDGQGIDVAERAQALRRFWRSPRHQNVSGTGLGLAICADLVGAAGGELRLEDGLPRPDGSGHGFAAVVALPVAARAAAADAASPV, encoded by the coding sequence GTGCACCGTCGCCTGCTCGCCGTCCTGGTGCCCCTCGCGGTGCTGCTCGTCGCGGCGCTCGGGGTGCCGCTCAGCGTCACCGTGGCCGAGCGGGAGATGCAGGAGACCTACGTCGACCGGCTGGGCGACGTCGGCCGGTTCGCGTCGCTGGCCGAGACCGCGCTGTCGACCGGACGCACCGAGGCGCTGCACCAGGAACTGGCCCGCTACCACCAGCTCTACGGCATCCCGGCCGCGGTGATCGACACCTCGGGCACGGTGCTGCTCGGCCCGGCCGGCGCGTACCAGGAGGCGGCGCGGGCCGAGCCGGCGGTGCCCCGGATCGTCACCGCGGCGCTGGCCGGGGCGAGGTCCGAGCCGTCCGGGGAATGGGCGCCGTGGGACGACTCCGCCCTGGTGGTGGCGGAGCCGGTGGGCCGGGACAGCGAGGTCGTCGGCGCCGTCGTGACGATCTCCGACCTGTCGCAGACGCGCGGTCACATCCTGGTGCGGTGGGCCCAGCTCGCCGCGCTCGGGCTGCTGCCGTTGATCGCGCTGGTGGCCGTCGCCTGGCCGGTGTCCGCGTGGGTGCTGCGGCCGGTGCGGGAGCTGGACGCGGCGAGCGCGCGGATCTCGCGGGGCGACCTCACCATCCGGGCCGACGCCGAGGCCGGCCCGGTCGAGCTGCGGCGGCTGGCCGGGTCGTTCAACACCATGATGGACGCGGTGGAGAACGCCGTGCAGCGGCAGCGGGCGTTCGTGTCCGACGCGTCGCACCAGTTGCGCAATCCGCTGACCAGTCTCCGGCTGGCGGTGGAGAGCCTGGAACCGCATCTGCGCCCGGCCGGCGACGGGCGGCAGCTGTACGACGTCGCCGTCGACGAGCTGAAGGCGATGCAGCGGATGTTGAACTCGCTGCAGGCCAGCGCGCGGATGGAGAGCATCCGGACGGCGTCGCCGGTCGACCTCGACGCGGTGCTGGCGACCCGGGTGAACCGGTGGCGGGCGTTGACCGCGGCCGCGGGGCAGACCCTGGTGGTCAACGTGCCGCCCGGGCTGCGGTTGCTGGAGCCGCCGGGCGGACTCGGCAGCGTCCTGGACGAGCTGATCAGCAACGCGTTGCGGCTGTCGGGCTCGCAGACCGTGCAGGTGACCGCCCAGCTCTCCCCTGCTGCTCCGGACGCCGCACCCGGCGACGCCGCCCGGGCCGGTGGGCTGGTCACGATCGCGGTCCGCGACGACGGCCAGGGGATCGACGTCGCCGAGCGGGCTCAGGCGCTGCGGCGGTTCTGGCGGTCGCCGCGGCACCAGAACGTGTCCGGGACCGGCCTGGGACTGGCGATCTGCGCCGACCTGGTCGGGGCGGCCGGGGGCGAGCTGCGCCTGGAGGACGGCCTGCCGCGTCCGGACGGGTCCGGGCACGGATTCGCCGCGGTGGTCGCGCTGCCGGTCGCCGCGCGGGCGGCGGCGGCCGACGCCGCGTCGCCGGTCTGA
- a CDS encoding epoxide hydrolase family protein, whose translation MPNDQEIRPFRLDTPEEAIADLRRRITATRWPTRELVGDRSQGVQLATVQALARYWTTDHDWRGFEARLNALPQYTTTIDGVEIHFIHVRSQHENALPLIMTHGWPGSVVELLGVVGPLIDPTAHGGQAEDAFHLVLPSLPGYGFSGEPTELGWDSNRIARAWAELMSRLGYPRYVAQGGDVGANVTDAMGRQAPEGLLGIHVNLLAGAIALKDKLPAQSEPERTAHDRLNTFTTDGFGYFLEQSTRPQTIGYSLLDSPVGLAAWMLDHDTDSYYKMSRAFVDGGPVGGLTRDSIVDNITLYWLTGTGASAARWYWEFGRFRAAAAASGQAPPPVKVPVGFTTFPDELWAAPRSWAEAVYPGLAYFNEVDKGGHFAAWEEPDLFANEMRAVFRPLRAA comes from the coding sequence ATGCCCAACGACCAGGAAATCCGTCCCTTCCGGCTCGACACACCGGAGGAAGCGATCGCCGACCTGCGGCGCCGGATCACGGCCACGCGCTGGCCCACCCGGGAGCTGGTCGGTGACCGCTCCCAGGGCGTGCAGCTCGCGACCGTGCAGGCGCTGGCCCGCTACTGGACGACCGATCACGACTGGCGCGGGTTCGAGGCGAGGCTGAACGCCCTGCCGCAATACACGACCACCATCGACGGCGTCGAGATTCACTTCATCCACGTGCGGTCGCAGCACGAGAACGCCCTTCCGCTGATCATGACGCACGGCTGGCCGGGCTCGGTCGTCGAGCTGCTCGGGGTGGTCGGTCCGCTCATCGACCCGACCGCGCACGGCGGACAGGCCGAGGACGCCTTCCATCTGGTGCTGCCGTCCCTGCCCGGATACGGCTTCTCCGGCGAACCGACCGAGCTCGGCTGGGATTCGAACCGCATCGCCCGCGCGTGGGCGGAGCTGATGAGCCGCCTCGGCTACCCGCGCTACGTCGCGCAGGGCGGCGACGTGGGCGCCAACGTCACGGACGCGATGGGCCGCCAGGCACCCGAGGGATTGCTCGGCATTCACGTCAACCTGCTCGCCGGGGCGATCGCCCTCAAGGACAAGCTGCCGGCGCAGTCCGAGCCGGAACGCACGGCGCACGACCGGCTCAACACGTTCACGACGGACGGCTTCGGCTACTTCCTGGAGCAGTCCACCCGGCCGCAGACGATCGGCTACTCCCTGCTGGATTCACCGGTCGGGCTGGCGGCCTGGATGCTCGACCACGACACGGACAGCTACTACAAAATGTCCCGCGCGTTCGTCGACGGCGGGCCGGTGGGCGGTCTCACCCGGGACAGCATCGTCGACAACATCACGCTGTACTGGCTGACCGGCACCGGCGCCTCGGCCGCCCGGTGGTACTGGGAATTCGGCCGGTTCCGGGCCGCCGCTGCCGCGTCCGGCCAGGCGCCACCGCCGGTCAAGGTTCCGGTCGGCTTCACCACGTTCCCCGACGAGCTCTGGGCCGCCCCTCGCAGTTGGGCCGAGGCGGTCTACCCCGGCCTCGCCTACTTCAACGAGGTCGACAAGGGCGGCCACTTCGCGGCCTGGGAGGAACCCGACCTGTTCGCGAACGAGATGCGGGCCGTGTTCCGGCCGCTGCGGGCAGCCTGA
- a CDS encoding tripartite tricarboxylate transporter permease gives MELFDNLALGFSTAFLVQNVLYCFVGVLLGTAVGVLPGIGPTATVAMLLPITFNFEPVTALIMLAGIYYGAQYGGSTTAILINLPGESSAAVTALDGHEMARQGRAGPALAAAAIGSFIAGTLATVALAVAAPPLARVALQFGPADYFSLVLFGLIVSIALARGSTLKALAMIALGVLLGMVGQDIYTGLPRFVFGQRELYGGIDFVSVAVGMFGVAEILRNLENEQTREAVVSKVKNLWPTREDRRRIVAPILRGTGLGTALGVLPGGGHVLASFTSYAVEKRVSKRPEEFGRGAIEGVAGPESANNAAAQTSFIPLLTLGLPAHPVMALMVGAFIVHGITPGPKVITDEPALFWGLIASMWIGNVLLVLLNLPLIGVWVRMLRIPYQVLFPMIILFAAIGTYSLGFNAFDVYAIVFFGILGYVLIKCGCEPAPLLLGFVLGPLLEENLRRALIISRGDASVFLTRPISAVLLALAVAALVVAVLPAIRKRREVVFAEEE, from the coding sequence ATGGAACTCTTCGACAACCTCGCGCTGGGCTTCTCGACCGCCTTCCTGGTCCAGAACGTCCTCTACTGCTTCGTGGGCGTGCTGCTCGGGACGGCGGTCGGCGTGCTGCCCGGCATCGGGCCGACGGCCACGGTGGCGATGCTGCTGCCGATCACGTTCAACTTCGAACCGGTGACGGCGCTGATCATGCTGGCCGGCATCTACTACGGCGCACAGTACGGCGGCTCGACCACGGCCATCCTGATCAACCTGCCCGGTGAGTCGTCGGCGGCGGTCACCGCGCTGGACGGCCACGAGATGGCCCGCCAGGGCCGGGCCGGTCCGGCCCTGGCCGCCGCCGCGATCGGGTCCTTCATCGCGGGCACCCTGGCCACCGTCGCGCTGGCGGTCGCGGCTCCACCGCTGGCCCGCGTCGCGTTGCAGTTCGGCCCGGCGGACTACTTCTCGCTCGTGCTGTTCGGCCTGATCGTGTCGATCGCGCTGGCGCGCGGCTCCACGCTCAAGGCCCTCGCGATGATCGCGCTCGGCGTCCTGCTCGGCATGGTCGGCCAGGACATCTACACCGGCCTGCCCCGGTTCGTGTTCGGCCAGCGCGAACTGTACGGCGGCATCGACTTCGTGTCGGTCGCCGTCGGCATGTTCGGGGTGGCCGAGATCCTGCGCAACCTGGAGAACGAGCAGACCCGTGAGGCCGTGGTCAGCAAGGTGAAGAACCTCTGGCCGACGCGCGAGGACCGGCGGCGCATCGTCGCCCCGATCCTTCGGGGCACCGGGCTGGGAACCGCGCTCGGCGTGCTGCCAGGTGGCGGGCACGTGCTGGCCTCGTTCACCTCGTACGCGGTCGAGAAGCGGGTCTCGAAGCGGCCGGAGGAGTTCGGGCGCGGTGCGATCGAGGGCGTGGCCGGGCCCGAGTCGGCGAACAACGCCGCCGCGCAGACGTCGTTCATCCCGCTGCTCACCCTGGGCCTGCCCGCCCACCCGGTGATGGCGCTGATGGTCGGCGCGTTCATCGTCCACGGCATCACGCCCGGCCCGAAGGTCATCACCGACGAGCCGGCGCTGTTCTGGGGCCTGATCGCCTCGATGTGGATCGGCAACGTGCTGCTGGTGCTGCTGAACCTGCCGCTGATCGGGGTCTGGGTGCGGATGCTGCGCATCCCGTACCAGGTGCTGTTCCCGATGATCATCCTGTTCGCCGCGATCGGCACCTACTCGCTGGGCTTCAACGCGTTCGACGTCTACGCGATCGTGTTCTTCGGGATCCTGGGCTACGTCCTGATCAAGTGCGGCTGCGAGCCGGCGCCGCTGCTGCTCGGCTTCGTCCTCGGCCCGCTGCTGGAGGAGAACCTGCGACGCGCGCTGATCATCTCCCGCGGCGACGCGTCGGTCTTCCTGACCCGACCGATCTCCGCGGTGCTGCTCGCCCTGGCCGTGGCGGCGCTCGTCGTCGCCGTCCTCCCGGCGATCCGCAAGCGCCGCGAGGTGGTGTTCGCCGAGGAGGAGTAG